The DNA sequence TGGGGGTATTCTTTAAAAAACTCCTTACATTGCAACAGTGCCATAGGATGTGAATACACTTCTTTAATATCTGCTATATCTTGATTAGGCAAAGCCATCAAATTATGCTGAATATCTAAATAATGTTCACCAACAATATGCATGTTTGATTTATCAATTAAAGCATAATTTGGAATAATGGAACCCGCAATGGAATTCTCTAATGCCATAATAACAGCATCACTTTCTCCTTTAAGCAATGAATCTACAACACCATCAAATGTTAAGCACTCAATGACCTCTACTGGAGTATCAAAATATTGTAATGATACAATATGATGAAACGATCCTTTAATACCCTGTATAGCTACGGTTTTAATCAAAATTTAATTTTATTTATAAACCCCAATCTTCATTAGGGATGTTCAACAAACGTTGAACAAAAAAAAGTCCCGATTTTCATCGAGACTCATATTAAAATTTATGTTTATAAATTATACATACAACGTCTCGATTCCTTTGCTAAAAAAGAAATAAAAAAAGTTGCTAAAATATGTATTATTCATTGTTGTCTTCATAATCAGGGCGCTAAAGTAATTAATATTTTTTCAAATCAAAACTCTACAATAAGTTTTTTACACATTTATCCTAAAAATTAAAGATTTTATAGTGAAATTTACTTTAAACTAAACAATCCAAAATTAAGCATTAAAGAATCTATCATATCTTGAAATTACTTCAAAACATATTATTTGATTTCATTTTTAAGTTCACTCCTTAGCACGGCTATTCTAAAACTTAGCCAAAGATTTATTTTATTGTATTTTCAACATTCATTACCAAGTTCTAATGCTTAATTATGGATAATCATTATTTTTGAAGAAATAATTTCAATATGTCAATAGAAGTTACTGGTATTTCTAAACTTTATGGAAATCAAAAAGCTTTAAATAACATTTCGTTTAAAGTTAACAAACCTGAAATAGTTGGTTTTTTAGGTCCAAACGGAGCAGGAAAATCAACCATGATGAAAATTTTAACTACGTTTGTTCAAGCTACTGATGGAACTGCAAAAGTAAACGGGTACAACGTTAAAGAAAATGCATACGCAGTTCAAAAAAGCATTGGTTATTTACCAGAGCACAATCCACTTTATTTAGAACTATTTGTAAAAGAATATCTAAGTTTTAATGCCAATATATATAAGGTTAGCAAACAGCGTATTGAAGAGGTTATAAAACTTACAGGATTATCAGCTGAAGCCCATAAAAAAATTGGACAACTATCCAAAGGATATCGACAGCGCGTTGGATTAGCAAATGCTTTACTACACGACCCTGATGTTTTAATATTGGATGAACCCACCACTGGATTAGACCCTAACCAATTAGTGGACATTAGAAACCTGATTAAAACCATTGGTAAAACAAAAACAGTTTTTCTTTCTACACATATTATGCAAGAAGTAGAAGCCATGTGTAGTAGAGTTATAATTATTAATAAAGGCACAATAGTAGCCGATAAAAAATTAGCAAAGCTACAAGAAGGTAATGACCAAATTGTTATTGTAGAATTTGATTACCGTGTTGAAAATGCATTTTTATTAAAGCTTCCAAATGCAAAAACAGTTATTAACACACATGATTTTGTTTATGAAATCAGCTTTAGCACTTCCAAAGACATGCGCTCTCATGTGTTCGATTTTGCACATGATAACAAACTAAAAATTTTACAACTGAATCAAAAAAACACGAGTTTAGAATCTCTTTTTAGAGATTTAACTTCAAAATGATTACACCTACACTGTGTTGTGATAAATTTTATGTATAAAGCATGACATAAATCATAATTGACATTTAATATAGCTAGTAGTTTTGCAAAAACATTTTTAATTTAGTATCGTTTTTGTTGAAAAAAACAAAAATTATATTTGCAACACAAAAAAAAGAAACTAATGAGTAAAGGTATTTATGTAGCTACCATTGAGCCAAACAGTGGAAAGTCAGTCGTTGTTCTTGGCCTTATGCGTATGCTATTAGGCAAAACCGCTAAAGTAGGGTATTTTAGACCTATTATTGATGATTTAGAAGTTGGAGAAATGGATAACCATATTGGCACTGTACTTTCTCATTTTGAAATTGATATTAATTACAAAAACACTTACGCATTCACTAGAAATGAAGTATTAGATTTATACAACAAAGGAAAGTCTGGTGAGGTTATTGATGAAATCATCAAAAAGTACAAATATTTAGAAGCTCGTTTTGATATTGTTTTATTAGAAGGCACCGATTTTTCTCATGACAATTCCAGTATTGAATTAGATTTAAATATTTTAATATCAAAAAATTTAGGACTCCCCGTTATAATTGTAACGCAAGGTGACAAAAAAGGTGTTAAAGAAATTGTGGAAAGCGTACAATTAGCTCATGATACTTTTAAACAAGAAGTAGATGTGCTTTCGATTATGACCAATAAAGTGAATCCAGATGACCTTGTAACAATAAAAGATTTGCTAAGAGCTAGAATAAACCATGATACCAATATTTCAGTTATACCTAAAATACCTAGTTTATCCAGCCCAACTGTAAAGGAAATCGCAAAATCTTTGGATGGCACTGTACTTTTTGGGAAAGATATGCTTAACAATCTTACCGAAAACTTTAGTGTGGGAGCCATGCAATTAAGAAATTATTTAACCCATTTAAAAGATAATTCCTTAGTTATTACACCTGGTGATAGGGCAGATATTATACTTGGTTTACTACAAGCCAATATTTCTAAAAATTACCCAAAAGTTTCTGGTATTGTACTAACAGGTGGTTTAATTCCTGAAGATTCCATTTTAAAACTCATTGAAGGTCTTTCTAGTATTGTACCTATTATTAGCGTTAAAGGTGGCACATATTCTGTAACAAATAATATTGGAAAAATCAAATCAAAAATATATTCAGAAAACGCAGAAAAAATAGCTACTTCCATTGCTACATTTGAAAAACATGTAGATACCGATAAACTTGCAGAACGTTTAATTACGTTTCAATCAGAAATATTTACACCACGAATGTTTCAATACAATTTACTGCAGCGCGCATTAAAAAACAAAAAACACATTGTTCTTCCAGAAGGCTATGACGAACGAGTTTTAAGAGCAACTGCACGATTAGTTAATGCTAATGTAGTAGAATTAACACTTATAGGAGAAGAAGACAAAATTAAAGAACGTATAGAAAAATTAGATATTATTTTAGATACTAATGACATTAACATTGTATCCCCCACAAAATCACCCTATTTTGAAGATTATGTTAACACACTTTATGAACTTAGAAAACATAAAGATGTTAATTTACAAATGGCCAAAGATATGATGACGGACGTGTCGTATTTTGGAACCATGATGATTTATAAAGGCCATGCAGACGGTATGGTTTCTGGAGCTGTACATACAACGCAGCACACCCTAAGGCCTGCACTTCAGTTCATCAAAACCAAACCAGGAGTTAATATTGTTTCTTCAATTTTCTTTATGTGTTTAGAAGATAGGGTTTCTGTTTTTGGCGACTGTGCTATCAACCCGAACCCCAATGCTAAAGAATTGGCAGAAATTGCCATTTCATCAGCACAAACTACAACCGATTTTGGCATTGAACCAAAAGTAGCCATGCTTTCTTATTCTTCGGGTGCCTCTGGAAAAGGTGCTGACGTTGAAAAAGTAAGAGAAGCAACAGAAATTGTAAAAAAACAAGCATCTCACATTAAAATTGAAGGTCCAATTCAGTATGACGCTGCTGTTGATTTACGCATCGGAAAAAGCAAATTACCAGATTCTGAAGTCGCTGGACGAGCCAGTGTATTAATTTTTCCAGATTTAAATACAGGAAACAACACCTATAAAGCTGTACAGCGAGAAACTGGTGCTCTGGCCATTGGCCCTGTATTACAAGGATTAAACAAACCCGTAAATGATTTAAGTCGCGGTTGTACTGCTGATGATATTTACAGTACCGTTATAATAACCGCCATTCAAGCACAAGAACTTTAAACATGCAAGTATTAGTATTAAATTCAGGAAGCTCTTCTTTAAAATTTCAATTATTTACTATGCCAGAAGCTACTATTTTATGCTCTGGGCTTATTGAACGTATTGGTTTTAATGATGCTATTTTCAAATTCAAAACAAGCAATAATTCTATTGAGTTAGAGTCAAAAATACCAAACCACAAAGCTGGTCTAAAAATGGTAGCTCAGCACCTTCTAGATGAAAAAATAGGGGTTCTAAAATCTCCTAAAGAAATTGCTGTAGTTGGTCATAGAGTTGTCCATGGTGGTAATCTTTTTAGTGATACTGTAGAAATTACAATTGAGGTCAAAGAAAAAATAAAAGCGTTATCCTCTTTAGCTCCATTGCATAACCCAGCTAATTTGGAAGGTATCATTGTTGCTGAAGATATTTTTCCTAATGCAAAACAAGTAGCTGTTTTCGACACTGCATTTCTTCAGTCTATTCCAGAATTTGCTTACAAATATGCTATTCCTAATGAGTTTCTAAAGAAACATCATATTCGTTTATATGGTTTTCATGGTACTAGTCACAAATACGTATCAGAAAAAGCCATTGCATTTTTAGAAAAAAAAGAATCTAAAATTATCACCATTCATTTAGGTAACGGCTGTAGCATGACTGCTATTAAGAATGGAAAAAGCATAGACCACTCTATGGGCTTTTCTCCTTTAGATGGATTAATAATGGGTACACGCTCTGGTGCTATTGACCCTTCTATTATTTTCTATTTAAAAGACAAATTAAAATATAGCCTCAAAGACATAAATACCCTTTTAAATAAACAAAGTGGTATGTTAGGTTTAACAGGTTATAGTGATTTAAGAGATATTGAGGCTATGGCAGCTAAAGGCAATAAAGATTGTACTTTAGCATTACAAATGAACGCTTATCGCATAAAAAAATATATTGGAAGTTACGCTGCTGCTCTAAACGGGTTGGATGCAATTGTATTTACTGCTGGTATTGGTGAAAACTCAAAATATATGCGAGAACTTATTTGTGAAGATTTAGACTTTTTAGGTATTAATTTAGATACCGAAAAAAACAATTCTGGAATAAAAGCTATTCGAACCATTAATACAGATGATTCAAAAGCAAAAATTTTAGTGGTTCCTACTAATGAAGAATTAGAGATTGCCAATCAGGCTATGCATTTACTCCAAAATTAATTGGCCTCGATAAGGTGTTTCAACAGTAATTATTGGCGGTGTATTTACAGAAATCACATCGCCAGTGCCTGTTATAACACCCGTAATTTCTAATTGTGGATTAACAATAATATCATTAGAAGAACGCGTATATATTTTTACATTTTGTGCCACTAAATTTCTTCCTTCAAAACGAGTTGTAGTACCTGCATAAAAGCCAATATCTAACGCATTGGTTTTGCCAGTCACAAAACAATTGGAAAGGCTATTAAACACCACAGTTAGGCTATCATTATCAATATTTAGATTAAAATTTCCTACGGTAAAAGCTCCAGGAACCCAAAAATCTTCAGATAAAATTGTTAAGTCCGGATAGGTTAAAACCCCTTCAGAACTAATATCATACTGCGTAGAACTTCTAATTTCAGTAATATTTGGTGAAGTTATATAAACTTTAGTAATACCATAATCTCTAACATAATTACATGAGTTATTATCTGTTAAAATTAATTGTTCATCAACAACACTTACTTCAACATCATTAAATAAGTTTTCACCTGTTTCTACAACAAGCTTTTGAATTGGACCTTCTTTTAAAATTAATTCTATATCCCGGTTAACTAATATCTTATTAAAAGTATTTACCGTCATTTCGTTCTGAATGACACTTCCTGTTTTTTGAAAACAATCATTGGCATTTTCACTATCGCAAGCAAAAATAAAACTTAACAGTAGTATATAAATTATTTTTTTCATAACCGTACTCCTATTCCAAATTCAACAGCCTCCGCTTTTGCTCCATGAGATTTTAATGTCATGGCTGCAAACCATTTGTCGCCAAAATAACGTTTTAAGCCAATTCTTAAATAGGTTTTTCCTTCAAAATCAAATGGATAATACACATAGTACCCCAGTTGTGTAATCAATGATATTCTGTTTACAAATAACTCATGACCTGCAAAAACCCCAACACGTTTATAATCTTCATCTCCTGAAACACCATCGTTAGGAAATGCAACACTTCTATAAAAAATCAATTCTTTTAAAAAATTGGAAAAAAACACATCAGTACCTAACTGTATAGCACTTTTTCTATTGAAACGCTTATCTGCATACGCTGAAAAAACATAAAATGGAAATTGTCCACTTCCTACCACATCGCTTTCATTTATTCCAGTTCTAAAGGCAAGATTATATTTAATTGGCTGGGAATATTGCTTATCGTTATCTGCTAAAGTATGCTGATATTCAAGTTCTGTATCATCTAAATTATAGGTCACACCCAAATTGAAGGTTAGTGAATTTGTACTTCCGTTTGGAGCTTTCACATTGGCATTAGAATAATGAATTAATGAAAATCCAGCCTGTAACCCAAACCTATTAATAAGGCGTTCTTTTTTATAATTCAGCATCACAAAGGTACTACTCATAAGGTGGGTTCCATATACAATATTTCTATAATTTTCATCTTTATCATATATTTCTTCAGCATAGGCCAAACCTTGACCAATACGAAACATAACATTTCTGTTTAAAAAATAAAAACTATAGTGTCCATAAACTGATGCCACCGAACCTAAAATATCATTTTTCATGTTTTGATATGAATAGGTGACACCATAATCTGGATAATTAAAGCGTTGTTCCCAATCTTTAAAACCGTAAGTTTTTTTATTCCAACTTAAAATATAGCCTTCTGGATGCCCTTTTATAATATGAGCAATATCATTATTATGTAATGCAATATTTCCTCTAAAATAATTTAAATCTAAGTAAGATGTATGCTCCTTTTCCTGCGAAAAAGACATAAAAAAAATAAATAAAAAAATATAGGTTAAAAAGTGCTTCATTAAAGAAATGCTTACTTGTCCAATATAAATGAATTAAAATAGTGCTTCAGCAATAGCTTGTATGTTATCACTTTTCCCCATAGAATAATAATGCAATACTGGCACACCAGCAGCTTTTAATTCTTTGGATTGTTTAATAGCAAACTCAATACCTACCTGTCTTACTGCCTTATTATCTTTACAGTCTTCAACAGTATCAATTAAATCTTGAGGCAAATCAATTTTAAAAACCTGTGGCAATAATTGCAAATGTCTTTTTACAGCAATTGGTTTTATACCTGGTATAATCGGGATATTAATACCAGCTGCACGTGCTTTGTCAACAAACTCAAAGTACTTATTATTATCAAAAAACATCTGAGTTACCACATAATCGGCACCTGCATCCACTTTTTCTTTTAAACGCTTTAAATCTGTTGTTAACGATGGGGCTTCCATGTGTTTTTCTGGATAACCTGCAACACCAATACAAAAATCTGAATTATGTTCTACTTTAAAATCATCGTGTAAATACTTACCCCTGTTCAAATCCGCTATCTGAGACACCAACTCACTAGCATAAGCATTACCTCCTTTTACAGGTTTGAAATAAGCTTCTTCACGCATAGAGTCGCCACGCAAGGCCATTACATTATCAAGTCCCAAATAATGACAATCTACCAAAACATATTCTGTTTCCTCTCTTGTAAATCCACCACAAAGCAAATGCGGAATGGCATCTACCTTATACTTATGCATAATGGATGCACAAATACCAACTGTCCCTGGTCTCATACGTGTGATACGTTTGTCCAAAAGTCCATTTCCCCTATCAATATAAACATACTCTTCTCGAGAAGTGGTTACGTCAATAAATGGTGGTTTAAACTCCATTAGGGGATCTATATTATCATACAAATCTTGGATATTTGTTCCTTTTTTGGGTGGTATAACCTCAAACGAAAACAATGTTTTTCCGTTTGCATTTTTTATGTGATCTGTTACTTTCATATGAGCCTCCCTTGATCCCTTCTAAGAAGAGAAACGCTTACCGGGAAATTTTGTATTATATTTTACTTTTTATATTAAATTTTCTTTTCTATAGTAAATAAAAAGACTTTCTTATTCTTCAGCTAACGTAGGGTGCAACCACTTTCTTGCTTTTTCCTTGGTTATGCCTTTTCGCTCTGCATAATCAGTAAGTTGATCATCAGTTATTTTACCTAAACCAAAATACTTGGCTTCTGAATTTCCAAAGTAATAACCTGATACCGCCGCAGCTGGCCACATGGCTAAACTCTCTGTTAACTTAACTCCAATAAGCTTTTCAACCTGTAACAATTCCCAGATAGTTTCTTTTTCCAAATGGTCTGGACAAGCAGGATAACCTGGAGCTGGACGAATACCTTTATAACTTTCTTTTATTAAATCATCATTGGTTAAATCCTCACTTGCAGCATAGCCCCAATGCTTGGTACGAATTTGTTTATGTAAATATTCAGCCAAAGCTTCAGCAAATCGGTCTGCTATAGCTTGTACCATAATAGCATTATAATCATCTTGTTTTTCTTTATAACTTTCAGCTAATTCTTGTGCTCCAAAAATACTTACACAAAATACACCAATATA is a window from the Pseudalgibacter alginicilyticus genome containing:
- the gldA gene encoding gliding motility-associated ABC transporter ATP-binding subunit GldA, with protein sequence MSIEVTGISKLYGNQKALNNISFKVNKPEIVGFLGPNGAGKSTMMKILTTFVQATDGTAKVNGYNVKENAYAVQKSIGYLPEHNPLYLELFVKEYLSFNANIYKVSKQRIEEVIKLTGLSAEAHKKIGQLSKGYRQRVGLANALLHDPDVLILDEPTTGLDPNQLVDIRNLIKTIGKTKTVFLSTHIMQEVEAMCSRVIIINKGTIVADKKLAKLQEGNDQIVIVEFDYRVENAFLLKLPNAKTVINTHDFVYEISFSTSKDMRSHVFDFAHDNKLKILQLNQKNTSLESLFRDLTSK
- the pta gene encoding phosphate acetyltransferase; the protein is MSKGIYVATIEPNSGKSVVVLGLMRMLLGKTAKVGYFRPIIDDLEVGEMDNHIGTVLSHFEIDINYKNTYAFTRNEVLDLYNKGKSGEVIDEIIKKYKYLEARFDIVLLEGTDFSHDNSSIELDLNILISKNLGLPVIIVTQGDKKGVKEIVESVQLAHDTFKQEVDVLSIMTNKVNPDDLVTIKDLLRARINHDTNISVIPKIPSLSSPTVKEIAKSLDGTVLFGKDMLNNLTENFSVGAMQLRNYLTHLKDNSLVITPGDRADIILGLLQANISKNYPKVSGIVLTGGLIPEDSILKLIEGLSSIVPIISVKGGTYSVTNNIGKIKSKIYSENAEKIATSIATFEKHVDTDKLAERLITFQSEIFTPRMFQYNLLQRALKNKKHIVLPEGYDERVLRATARLVNANVVELTLIGEEDKIKERIEKLDIILDTNDINIVSPTKSPYFEDYVNTLYELRKHKDVNLQMAKDMMTDVSYFGTMMIYKGHADGMVSGAVHTTQHTLRPALQFIKTKPGVNIVSSIFFMCLEDRVSVFGDCAINPNPNAKELAEIAISSAQTTTDFGIEPKVAMLSYSSGASGKGADVEKVREATEIVKKQASHIKIEGPIQYDAAVDLRIGKSKLPDSEVAGRASVLIFPDLNTGNNTYKAVQRETGALAIGPVLQGLNKPVNDLSRGCTADDIYSTVIITAIQAQEL
- a CDS encoding acetate/propionate family kinase, encoding MQVLVLNSGSSSLKFQLFTMPEATILCSGLIERIGFNDAIFKFKTSNNSIELESKIPNHKAGLKMVAQHLLDEKIGVLKSPKEIAVVGHRVVHGGNLFSDTVEITIEVKEKIKALSSLAPLHNPANLEGIIVAEDIFPNAKQVAVFDTAFLQSIPEFAYKYAIPNEFLKKHHIRLYGFHGTSHKYVSEKAIAFLEKKESKIITIHLGNGCSMTAIKNGKSIDHSMGFSPLDGLIMGTRSGAIDPSIIFYLKDKLKYSLKDINTLLNKQSGMLGLTGYSDLRDIEAMAAKGNKDCTLALQMNAYRIKKYIGSYAAALNGLDAIVFTAGIGENSKYMRELICEDLDFLGINLDTEKNNSGIKAIRTINTDDSKAKILVVPTNEELEIANQAMHLLQN
- a CDS encoding head GIN domain-containing protein, with product MKKIIYILLLSFIFACDSENANDCFQKTGSVIQNEMTVNTFNKILVNRDIELILKEGPIQKLVVETGENLFNDVEVSVVDEQLILTDNNSCNYVRDYGITKVYITSPNITEIRSSTQYDISSEGVLTYPDLTILSEDFWVPGAFTVGNFNLNIDNDSLTVVFNSLSNCFVTGKTNALDIGFYAGTTTRFEGRNLVAQNVKIYTRSSNDIIVNPQLEITGVITGTGDVISVNTPPIITVETPYRGQLILE
- a CDS encoding acyloxyacyl hydrolase — its product is MKHFLTYIFLFIFFMSFSQEKEHTSYLDLNYFRGNIALHNNDIAHIIKGHPEGYILSWNKKTYGFKDWEQRFNYPDYGVTYSYQNMKNDILGSVASVYGHYSFYFLNRNVMFRIGQGLAYAEEIYDKDENYRNIVYGTHLMSSTFVMLNYKKERLINRFGLQAGFSLIHYSNANVKAPNGSTNSLTFNLGVTYNLDDTELEYQHTLADNDKQYSQPIKYNLAFRTGINESDVVGSGQFPFYVFSAYADKRFNRKSAIQLGTDVFFSNFLKELIFYRSVAFPNDGVSGDEDYKRVGVFAGHELFVNRISLITQLGYYVYYPFDFEGKTYLRIGLKRYFGDKWFAAMTLKSHGAKAEAVEFGIGVRL
- the metF gene encoding methylenetetrahydrofolate reductase [NAD(P)H], with amino-acid sequence MKVTDHIKNANGKTLFSFEVIPPKKGTNIQDLYDNIDPLMEFKPPFIDVTTSREEYVYIDRGNGLLDKRITRMRPGTVGICASIMHKYKVDAIPHLLCGGFTREETEYVLVDCHYLGLDNVMALRGDSMREEAYFKPVKGGNAYASELVSQIADLNRGKYLHDDFKVEHNSDFCIGVAGYPEKHMEAPSLTTDLKRLKEKVDAGADYVVTQMFFDNNKYFEFVDKARAAGINIPIIPGIKPIAVKRHLQLLPQVFKIDLPQDLIDTVEDCKDNKAVRQVGIEFAIKQSKELKAAGVPVLHYYSMGKSDNIQAIAEALF